TGATACAAGAGTCCCGACACACTCAAAAGCTCCCTTCCCATGCGTTTCATTCGCCCACTGCTCAAGCGTGCCAGTTCCCGATTCATATATCCCTAGTCAGGTCCTGGACTGTCGATATATAACCATGTCTGCGTCTTACGACTTCAACTTGGCAGGCATCGCCAGGCATGACTATTTAGCCTCGACAAGAACCCTTGCGCGACCTCTCGCTCTCAAGCGTAGCTCAGCCAGCTGTGATTGAGCAAGGTCTTGATTCTCTATCCGGACCTCTTCCACTCCCAGTTTCGCTGTTATGACATTTGCCAGTAGGCTCTGGTGTATCCAGTGATGCTCCATGAGCTCGGGGTCGAAAGCCTTGATCGTTTCTAACGCAATCTGCGTATAGCGCGGTTCCGCAAAGATGGAGCCCAGTCTGTAGAGGTTGGAGGCCGAGACGGCGTTGACCGAGGGGATCAGAATGTCCATGGCACTCTTCAGGCGTgggatgttgctgctgatggtCTGCAGCTCAGTTGAATAGAAACCGCCAGAGCCAGCGGCTCGTCGGCTTGGGGTACCGTTCACTGCGGATGGCGAGTCATAAAATAGCCGGTTTTGTGCATCTGGTCTGGTGCGTTAGCAACCAGCTCTCCATTGTCGTCATTCTGAAACATTAGGGGATCGACTCACCTTGAAGATCCTGGGCCCAATTTAGCCACCGCTTACTGAGTGTTGCTTCGTACAGATCCAAAAGACCCTCAATCAAAAAGGCATAATCATCAGCAAAAGCAAGCGTCTCGCTCGGCCCATTGTTCCAGTAGCGGTGCAGTACTTTATGCTGCCCACCGTTTGGACCTTCGGTGTTGATATCATTTAACCACAAATTGTCAAAGATAAACTGGGCTGCCTTTTCAGCGCGTTTGATATACTCCGCACTTTTGGAATGGCCAgcagcctccgccgccgcttGTGACCGGGATAGTGCTGAGATGACCATGCCGTTGACTCCAGCAATGATTTTCGTATCTCTGGGTGGTCGTACGCGTTCCTTGTCCCTATGAGCAAGCAACTTCTTCTTTGAAGATGCAATGATCCGATGTATCTCCTCAACCGGAAGACCATGTTGAGTCGAGAGCTCATGAACACCGTTACCGGCGGAAAGAATGTTTTGGTTAAGAAACTCATCGGAGGGATCCCGCTCTTGGGGTACATTGCCATCCTCTTGTACATTCCAATATGCAGCAGCGATATTGCTGGCTTCTGGTCCCAGAACCTCGTCAAACTCCCTATGAGTCCAGAGGTAAAATGTCCCGTTTGTCATGTGCTGTTCGCCCTTGCGATAGTATGAGTACGCCGCCTCGCTTGAAATAAAGCCCCCATTTTCTTGCTGAATTTCGGGACTGATCAGGTAGTCGGCCAGACCCAACACAACATCGGCGAACTCGTCTTGGTTGGTCAGTTGTGTTCCTTTTCTGTTTCCAAGCCAGGCGTCAAGATAAACCCCCAACAGTAGGGCGTTATcgcccaccatcttctcaaaATGGGGCATGTTCCAGTCGCTGGTGGAACTCATCCGCATGAACCCTTCACCGATGTGGTCTCTTAAACCACTGTTCTTCATCTTGCTCAACGTCTGAAGCGCCATCTTTGTCGCCctctcaacatcctcctctcctccaatGACATCACGTACTGTATCAGGACATTCTCTGAGCCGGAGCAAGAAGGACAGCCGCGCCGGGTTAGGAAACTTTGGCTCCCCAGGCTGGCCAAAACCGCCATGCACAGGATCGAAAAGTTTTGCTATACGGCTTACAGCAAGCTCAACGTGGTCCAGGTCCACCTCAATATCCGAATCGGACGTTGCTGTGGCGTTGGGAGCGCGAGCAAGTGGCAAAGCACCTTCCTGAACAAACTTTTCTAGGCCTTCGAGCTCCTTCGCAGCCTCCTCCCGGCACTTTTGCTCCTTCTCGACCCACAGTCGATGATTACTTTGCAAAATGGTGAGCAGGTCGCAtgcctccccatcctccccaacagTACCAGGCGCAGGTAAATAGGCATTCGCGAAGAAGGGCTCGAGATCGGGAGTGAAAAATAGGTGTAACGGCCAGCCACTGATGCTGTTGACAGCAACGCTGTAGTTTTGGTATATTGCATCGAGGTCTGGTCGCTCCTCCCGGTCCACGATGATCGGGACAAAGTGCTcgttgaggaaggcggcAACTGTGGGATTGTGAAATGTGTCCCGGGTTGTTATGTGGCAAACTTGGAGTGGTATACGGTCAGCTTTTGTTGTTATTGAAAGCAACAGCGGAGAACAGCTTACGGTAATCAGCCAGAAATCCAATATGCATGTAGATGGGTTTATTTTCGGCCTTGGCTCGGGCCAGAGTTTCCTCGCTCATGGGTTGCCAAGCTACAGGTGTGTCGGCATGAAGGAAAACATATGGGCTCTTGCTTTCTGAGGCGCGGTTCCGTACAGGTGGGAGTTCATCGGAGCCCAGCGACTGGTTTCCTAACGCTGGCGGGGCGGCTCCGTCTGCCGCcgattgctgctgctggagctgtgCGCTCATCATCTTGAAGAGACTGACAAAATTCCTCCCGATGACACTGTTCAAATGACCTTCTCAAGTCTCAAGGCGGGCGGGTGGTTATCAGTAAGTTGGGACCAGATCGATGACCAGCTGCTTGTTGAACTAAGGTCGGCTTGATTCGTTGCGGGGTAGGTCGATAGCTGTGACTCAAGATCTTGCAGTCGGGTTATGGGTCCAGATCGGAGAAATCAATATTCACGAGAAAGTTGATGAAGCAAGTTACTATAGGATGGCTTCGAAGTCTGGAAACATAGATGATGATAAGCCAGGTCGTCAGAGAAGCCTTCTTGGGGAAGGTTGGGTTGCCGGACACGGAAGCTGTCCTGTGGAGTGGCCCTGAAACCGATGCGCCGGGGAGCTTCCGGCCGGCTAACACGAGCAGGGATATGACGGGTTGCGGCTTGCCCGTTGCCGAGCTCCACCTGACGGGAGGAAGATCAACGGCCTATTGAGACTGTCGGGTTTATCATCCTGAACATTTTGTGCTACAAATCTGTAATGTTCAAGTCAACAATAGGGCTGTCATTCTCAGTATATCTGGAGGACGTGTGACATCCATCTTGACTACCACGCCACCGTCCCACATCTAACCGTTACCGTCGACCCAAAAAGAAGAccctcagcatcagcagtCGTCATGATTCCACAAGCCCATCCTTGACAGGAAACCAACATCCTGATTCAAGATAAAAACATCTCATATAGCATTCAGTATCTGTATACGTACGATACATGAAATACCCAAAAGCATGATAACAGCGCCATCCATGAACCCTATAAATAGCATCATCCGTGTGAAGCCATTGAGGCACCAGCCGCGATGAAGGTAACAAGGCCAAATCCCGTATCAAGAATTGAATAAACTTCCCCGAGCAGTAAGCaccaacaaggacaacaaacCATTCCCACATGAAGGAAGACAATGTAAACTCCTAAAATCAGAAAAATCAACCGCAAAGCTAAACCGAGGAATACTCTTCCCCGGCAGACGAAGCAAATGGAAAAACATGCGCCCCATATTCCAAGTCATCAAGGACTAATTTTCACGCTCCTCATTTCCTTCCTTGTGCTGCCCATTGTCGTGTCGTAAGTCTCGTAGCTCATCGCTGGTTTTTGGCCAGAGGTTGACACCGCTATGATGACGGAACGTAATTTCGCAAGGGATCTAGAAATGAAGCCGAATAGTACGGCGGACCAGTTGCCAAGGCTTTTCTCTAGCTCGAGCTGGGTTGACAGGTAACCGTGCGACCCATCCTCCCTTCTCAGCCAACATAGATACCAAGCTCACCAGGATCGAGCGGTAACAGTGAAATAAGTGCAATGTGTACAACAAAAGACGATTGTATACACAGGAAGAAGCGAAAAGATAAACGGCCCCGGCCGTCCCGAGTATTCTACATAGTTACGTCGTCTTCGTTAACGATCAGTTGTGTCTACACTTAAGCGGCGATGGAGATAGGCTGGCCAAGGGGAGGCAGCACATTCTTGCCGTAAGCTCCGCCCATGTTTCCTACACGTACAAAAGGTTAGTTCGGTGGGATACAAGTAGTTGTGGATAAATGGCTATTTTGAAACGTACCAACAGGGAAATAATTGCAGACAGTGTACAGAGACTCCATGTTGGAGACAAGCGTGCCGACAGGGCAGCGAGCGGTGAAGCAGCCAACCTGTTTGGAGTCCTTCCAGACAAGCTGGGTGAAGTGCCCCCACTTGGAGAAGGTGGCTTGAGCCTGGGCGCTAGGGTTGGCACGGCCATATTCGCTGGCAGGGAAAAGCTCAAGCTCGTCATTGTACCAGCCGTTAGAGATGGcgcgagcagcagcagcagctgggtCGACTTTGTCAACATTAGCAGATGCGGCCCACATGGCAAGATTTTGGCCGTAGCCACCACCGTTGATGCTCCTGCAAAACAGTTAGAACCATGATCCAACGTCGGAAACCTATTGTACTTACGTGTCGTGCTCAAATTTGCAACGTTGGGCAAGAACCTTGGCAGAGTCGGCATACTGCTGTCCCCACTCGAGAGCACCAGCGGAGTGGTTAAAACGGTGCACATTGTGGCTCTCAAGAACAGCCTTCTGATAGTCACTGGAGGCCTCGACCTTCACTGGAGCTGGGGCCGGAGATGGGGCCGAAGCGGGGGCTTGAGTAGACACGGCAGGGGCGGGGGCTTCAACGACGGGAGCAGGAGCCTCGACGACGGGGGCCGGGGACTCAACCACGGGGGCAGGGGCTTCCACAACGGGAGGGGCCTGTGCAGCAGGCTCAGGCTCCGGAGcaggctcaacaacaacaaccggcTCAGGAGCAGCGCTCGTGCTGGGagccggagggggaggaggcggcggggggggggcggcAGACGTGGTGGTCGCGATGGTAGTAGTAGTGGTGCGCTGAGCGGGGCGACGAGCCACGCTGAACACAGCCGGAGTGGGCTGCTCGCCTTCGGTGACAGTGACGGTAACCCATTCAATGACGACCTTACTGTGAACAATAAGGCGACGCTCCTGGAGGATGGGGCTGGCAGCAGCCAGAATAGCGCCGCAGGCGGCGAGCATCGCTGAGGACTTCATATTTGTGAAATCGGCGTGTCTGTCTAGAACATTAGTCTCGCGGTCTGATATGCATTATCAAGGTTGAGTCAGATTGGTGAGAGCAGATAGCCAGAGGGGACTCCCGCCACCCAACTTTCAAAGCAACAATATCATTGTGATGCATGAGACACGGCCCACGTGGGCATCAGAGAGACGTGCCAATCAGCAGACGTACCTAGAGTGATGATAGTTCGGGTCTGAATGATGGATTGGTCGTAAGGGGATGGGTCTGAGATGGGGAGTTATGTACCCAGAGCCAGGTTGAGGGCAGCACTGCTGTCGTTGCTTGATCCTTCAAGGATGTCGATGGGATCGTTCGTTGTTGTGAGACAGTCGTCGGTCCGCTGAGCTGGATCGAGATGACGTCTTGACTTGCCGCACCGGTCCGTCGAGGAGACTGCTAGTGGAAGGAGTGACGAGAAAAGAATGCGTGACGATACTTGTCGTCGTCCACAACCAGGGTTCACGAGTACCGCAGTAGCCACAGGATTCCGAGGTCGCCCTAACACCAAACGACAGCGCCGCCGTCAAGAgaggtgttgatgttttggtttgaGAAGGAGTGGAAAGTCGCCAAATCGAGCAGGGCACAAAAGTCGAAGAAGTCGAGAGACCAGAGATGGCGAACAGTTGGTAAGGAGTGGACTGAAGTAAAACTTCAAAAGGAGTGttgggggaagaagagaaggtgAGGAAGTGGTTGTGAGAAGGATGCAGTCCACGGGTCACaccagagaagaaaaggtgaAGAGTTGAAAGGTGAGCATAGAGAAAGGAAGGATGGTGTTCTTAGCAGCCGGCCACGGGTGGGGCCCAAGCTGGAGCGTCAGGTTGAGGGGATCAGAATCCAGGGTGCTGGTCCCGGCTTCTTGGCCCCCTTCAGACGTCACCTTAATTTTCTTGAATGCGGGGCGGATGGAGTGGAAATATCACGACCGCGCCGCAGTTCTCAAGCAAACAGGCGGAccagggggggttgatgcaTCAACTGCACCAAGGGTTGGTTTGCAGGTGTGTGTCCAGATGTGAAGTTGGGTTTTGCTCACAAGGTAGGTTTCTTTACCAGACGATAGCGTCAGCGGTCGTTGACGTTTGGAACAGGAAAATGGCAGTGCGAAGTCCAATTCTATTATACTCGAACTACATCCACAACCGCGcaacgcagcagcagcgggtATCCTGTGATGCCTTTCCAGGCTGCCGTCTGGGTCGCTGGGTTTCTCGGTCTTCTCAGGTGGTGTCACGTCAACTAGACAATTGGCTCCAAAACACAGGGAGCTGTCGTCCCATGTTTCTGATCAGGGCCGTTCATCGAGCCCTCGGTTTGATAGCCGCACTCCTCGAGACCCTTCTGGCCCAAAGTCTAGAGCCAATCAAATCGCTGTTCCTGAGGAGTGCCTTGCAGGACTTGGCGGGGTAGCTTGCAATTACCGGGGCTAACCTGGGTGCCCAGAGAGTGGGAGAGCCAATGGACACAACGGCGGTAACCCCCGCCTGTCTGAAACGACGCTAACAGCGGGTGGAGACCTTGACGAAATTCACCACTGCTCCCCCTGAGAAACTCCATCGACAAGCGTACGATCATGTTACATTGTTAGGGTTGATAGGATCGTGCCGTCCAAAGCCTTAGCATGACTCGATCGACGCCAGCATGTGTCGCAGCACCAAACGACGTTTTATCAAGTTCTGAGATAATACAGTGCTTTCTATGATATTCGTGTATTGAATCTGTTAAGTTCCCAGtgggaagaaacaaaacataTCCCCTGGTCTCAATCATTACCATCTATCTGGATTGTATCCGATTCTGACAGGATCAGACTTGCGAAGCACAACCTCGAATCCTGCAGTGCAGGAATTTTGCTACGATACCCCCTGGCAACTTTTTATGCCGCTTCTGTGTAGTTGCAAACCTGGAGAGTCCTGGAGAGTCTGGATCGAATTCCCTACTAGGTCGGCATACCTAGCAAATTTGCAAGATCGGAAACTAGATCTCTTGGGGCATGAGCTCGGTGTTTGAGAGCAGATTACACATCCGGGTTTTTGAGGATTTTGAGCAAAATTTCATCATCTTTGCCCTTCGTGCCTTCCACTTCCAGATATGCCCCGCGGGGAGCAGGTACAGGGCGGCAAACGCCCACATTTAAGGGGGGTCGATCACCGTTGGTTCAACTGCGGCCAGATTGTCGTGCGAGGAAGACGCGCAGGGGTTTCCCTACCGGTGGTTATGATATCCATGAAGGAAATCGGTCTCTAGCAACCGGCAACTTCATGCTCCTTCTGGTGTGGCTCTCTCCTGCGACGTGAGTGTGTATATTCGATTTTGGTGTCCGGGAAGTCTGGTTAAAGTATTAAACATTGCAACGTGGTGTGTGCGCCTCATCGACATAGCTGCTGATCCAGAAGATCGCTCCCATTTTCAGACCACATTATACCAAAGACAAAGCTGCAGATTATGTGCGTATTCGACCCCGCAAAACCTTAATGACCTCTAAATGGAGGTCGAAATTCTGCCCTTGAATCCGAAGAGGCCATCGGGATTTTTCCTGGCGGGGTCTCTCGTTTTCGTCTCAGACTTCAGAGTCGGCAAGTTTCCGTCGCGGAACGTGAGCCGCCgactgcctgcctgcctgatGCTCCCAGCTGTTCGTTGGTGACAGCCTCCTATATTTTGGAAGACGATGTTTGTCGCACAGCAGCGCATCCTTTTGCCACTATTTTACGCGTACCCCTGAGGAACGGGTGCAAGAATGTGGCCCATGAAGGACTTGGGGGCGACTTGCTCGTGGTGGCCGAGATGGCTTTTGACCTGGCCCGTGGTGCCCGTCTCCATCGGCCTCGACAGTGCTGTCCGCGACCATGACCACTTCATGTCCATAAAACCGACCACAAAATGAAGGATATCTCCCCTATCACTCTACTCTCCGTTCGGTGCCACATGTTGGGTCTGGGGAAGCAAAGCCCCATGACTGACGAGATGCCAATTTGATCGACCAGATGATGCCCTGCTTGTCTGACTGTTACGCGAGAACTGATGTGGAAGTTGTTCCGAGTGACTCAATAATAGCATACATATTTTTGTCCGAGGCACCGTTCATACCCACCGCATGGGTCATGCCGGATGGGGATTTCCAGCAAGTTTAAATCGCTGCGGTAGATTGAGACCATCAACCCGTCATTGTGATCTctggttggagaggggtCTTGCTGCAAGAAGGCCTACCTACGCCATCAAAATGTGGTTTTTTTGCTGCCGAATTCTTTACATCAAAAACCCCTCATTGAAACATGCCCAGCTTCCAGTCCCCGAGACAGATGAGTGGATGACTACCTATGATCACTTGTTATTGTATGATCACTTGTTAGTGTATGGTCGGTTTCTCTCGGGATATTGGTTGAGTAGCCTGCAGGTGTCCTTGTTTTGCATATATTAATCTCCTTGCAATGGCCAACTCAAACTACATGATTGCTGCCATAGCCTGTCAAGGGTAGTGAGCACGAGACCACAACATATACCGCCGTCGTCCAGTTGAATGAAGGCAAGTGCTGACAGACCAGGCAAGACCTCCGAGACACTGAAGGACATCATGGCAGGCTGAGTTGAGGATTAAAACACCAGTTTCCTAGGTTAAGACATTGTCATCAAGACATGGCTGATTCACCCCGCTCAACTCCGGTTTCGCTATGCCAGCAATCAGGTCGCCAAAATGTGTCGCGGCTTTCTTGTCCACCTTTCTCAACTTGAGATCCCTATATCCAGGGAATACTCCGTTCATCTGGTCACTCATACACATCATGACCGAATATGTCGAAAGAAATGGTGGTCAGAGTGTACCAAACGAAGCACAGAGCCCGGGAGCGTTCTCCTCCGAACTCAGTGCGGAGAACCTCCAGCCTCTAATAGTGCTAGGATGCTATTTCGAGCCCTTTCCGTACCTTGGTCACAGTCACAGTTGCATTTTCACGTTTTGTGACCAGCCGTCGACGTTGTTGGTCGTGAATGAGA
This genomic stretch from Podospora bellae-mahoneyi strain CBS 112042 chromosome 1 map unlocalized CBS112042p_1.2, whole genome shotgun sequence harbors:
- a CDS encoding uncharacterized protein (COG:O; EggNog:ENOG503NVKC), whose translation is MMSAQLQQQQSAADGAAPPALGNQSLGSDELPPVRNRASESKSPYVFLHADTPVAWQPMSEETLARAKAENKPIYMHIGFLADYLCHITTRDTFHNPTVAAFLNEHFVPIIVDREERPDLDAIYQNYSVAVNSISGWPLHLFFTPDLEPFFANAYLPAPGTVGEDGEACDLLTILQSNHRLWVEKEQKCREEAAKELEGLEKFVQEGALPLARAPNATATSDSDIEVDLDHVELAVSRIAKLFDPVHGGFGQPGEPKFPNPARLSFLLRLRECPDTVRDVIGGEEDVERATKMALQTLSKMKNSGLRDHIGEGFMRMSSTSDWNMPHFEKMVGDNALLLGVYLDAWLGNRKGTQLTNQDEFADVVLGLADYLISPEIQQENGGFISSEAAYSYYRKGEQHMTNGTFYLWTHREFDEVLGPEASNIAAAYWNVQEDGNVPQERDPSDEFLNQNILSAGNGVHELSTQHGLPVEEIHRIIASSKKKLLAHRDKERVRPPRDTKIIAGVNGMVISALSRSQAAAEAAGHSKSAEYIKRAEKAAQFIFDNLWLNDINTEGPNGGQHKVLHRYWNNGPSETLAFADDYAFLIEGLLDLYEATLSKRWLNWAQDLQDAQNRLFYDSPSAVNGTPSRRAAGSGGFYSTELQTISSNIPRLKSAMDILIPSVNAVSASNLYRLGSIFAEPRYTQIALETIKAFDPELMEHHWIHQSLLANVITAKLGVEEVRIENQDLAQSQLAELRLRARGRARVLVEAK
- a CDS encoding uncharacterized protein (EggNog:ENOG503P4TJ; COG:S), which encodes MKSSAMLAACGAILAAASPILQERRLIVHSKVVIEWVTVTVTEGEQPTPAVFSVARRPAQRTTTTTIATTTSAAPPPPPPPPPAPSTSAAPEPVVVVEPAPEPEPAAQAPPVVEAPAPVVESPAPVVEAPAPVVEAPAPAVSTQAPASAPSPAPAPVKVEASSDYQKAVLESHNVHRFNHSAGALEWGQQYADSAKVLAQRCKFEHDTSINGGGYGQNLAMWAASANVDKVDPAAAAARAISNGWYNDELELFPASEYGRANPSAQAQATFSKWGHFTQLVWKDSKQVGCFTARCPVGTLVSNMESLYTVCNYFPVGNMGGAYGKNVLPPLGQPISIAA